In Fusarium oxysporum f. sp. lycopersici 4287 chromosome 4, whole genome shotgun sequence, a genomic segment contains:
- a CDS encoding 60S ribosomal protein L17 encodes MVRYAATEIQSSKSARARGAYLRVSFKNTRETAQAINGWKLQRAVTFLENVKEHKEAVPMRRYAGSTGRTAQGKQFGVSKARWPVKSAEFLLGLLKNAEANADAKGLDTGALIVKHIQVNQAPKQRRRTYRAHGRINPYMSNPCHIELILTEGEEVVQKSDAVVEREHLNSRQRGARLRKAIAAA; translated from the exons ATG GTTCGATACGCTGCCACCGAGATCCAGTCCTCGAAGTCGGCCCGCGCCCGCGGTGCCTACCTCCGAGTGTCTTTCAAGAACACTCGCGAGACCGCCCAGGCCATCAACGGCTGGAAGCTTCAGCGCGCTGTTACCTTCCTCGAGAACGTCAAGGAGCACAAGGAGGCCGTCCCCATGCGACGATATGCCGGCAGCACTGGCCGCACCGCCCAAG GCAAGCAGTTCGGTGTCTCCAAGGCTCGATGGCCCGTCAAGTCCGCCGAGTTCCTCCTCGGTCTCCTCAAGAACGCTGAGGCCAACGCTGATGCCAAGGGTCTCGACACCGGTGCCCTGATTGTCAAGCACATCCAGGTCAACCAGGCCCCCAAGCAGCGACGAAGGACATACCGTGCCCACGGTCGT ATCAACCCCTACATGTCCAACCCCTGCCACATCGAGCTCATCCTGACCGAGGGTGAGGAGGTTGTCCAGAAGTCCGATGCTGTTGTCGAGCGCGAGCACCTCAACTCGCGCCAGCGCGGTGCCCGTCTCCGCAAGGCTATCGCCGCCGCTTAA